The genomic stretch TGGGACACTGGGCGGGTAGCCGTTCTCGCCTGCCCCCATGGCCTCGGAAATCTTCTTCACCGCAGCGGTCTTCTGGGTGCTGATCCCCGTCGGCCTCGTGGGCGGAGCCCTTCTGCTCAAACTGCAGAAAGATTGAGGCCCTGGGGGTGAAGTCCTCGCCCTCGGCCAGGACGTTTACGCCGGCGCGCCGGTGACAGCCGCACCTCTAGGCTCAGCCCCTCCTGGTCGGGTGCTTCATGCAGGTTCTGGTCGTCGGCGGTACCGGCACCCTTGGTCGCCAGATTGCCCGCCGTGCCCTCGATCAGGGCCACCAGGTGCGCTGCATGGTGCGCTCACCCCGCAAGGCCGCCTTCCTGCAGGAGTGGGGCTGTGAACTCACCCGCGGTGATCTGCTCGAACCCGAAAGCCTCGCCTACGCCCTCGAGGGGCAGGATGCGGTGATCGATGCGGCCACCGCCCGTCCCACGGACAGCGCCGGCATCTACACGATCGACTGGGACGGCAAGCTCAACCTGCTGCGGGCCTGTGAGCAGGCGGGTGTCAAGCGGTTCGTCTTCGTGTCGCTGCTGGGGGCTGAACTCCACCGCGAGGTGCCCCTGATGGACATCAAGTACTGCACCGAGCAGCTCTTGATCGGCTCCGATCTCGACTACACGATCCTGCGCTGCGTGGCCTTCATGCAGGGGGTGATCGGTCAGTTCGCCATTCCCGTGCTCGAGGGCCAGACCGTGTGGGTGAGCGGCACCCCCACTCCGATCGCCTACATGAACACCCAGGACGTGGCCCGCTTCGCGGTGGCGGCTCTG from Synechococcus sp. CBW1107 encodes the following:
- the petM gene encoding cytochrome b6-f complex subunit PetM, translated to MASEIFFTAAVFWVLIPVGLVGGALLLKLQKD
- a CDS encoding NAD(P)H-binding protein translates to MQVLVVGGTGTLGRQIARRALDQGHQVRCMVRSPRKAAFLQEWGCELTRGDLLEPESLAYALEGQDAVIDAATARPTDSAGIYTIDWDGKLNLLRACEQAGVKRFVFVSLLGAELHREVPLMDIKYCTEQLLIGSDLDYTILRCVAFMQGVIGQFAIPVLEGQTVWVSGTPTPIAYMNTQDVARFAVAALSQPATVRQAFPVVGPKAWNTGEVTQLCERYSGKPARVFRVRPFLIRLMQGLASFFEPGVNVAERLAFAEVTGGGQPLDAPMEASYEAFALDPAETTRLEDYLKEYYDTILRRLRELDADLDKEGKKKLPF